The DNA region CCCATGGTGATGCCACCGACCTTGCAGCCGCGCTCCTTAAGGTAGTCGAGCATCTGCTCGGGCGTCTTGTCCATCTGCTCGCAGAGCCGTTCGGCGACGATCGCGACATCGATGTATGCGAGCAGTTCATGGGTGTTGGTGCGCAATCCGCCGCCGTCGAGCGAGGTCAAGATGCCGTCTTCGCGGCAGAGTTTCGCGTAGTGGATCGCGGCGTCCGGCTGGTGGCCGTCGATATGCAGCGCGCGGCAGCCCTGCAGATTGAGCAGCGGGAAGGGGTGGATGTGCTGGTCGTCACGGCAGCGCACGATGGCGCGCTTGCCGTCCTTGGGCATGATGAAGGACAGCGAGGAGGAGTTCACCTTGCGCGGATGCATCGAGATGCTGTAGCGGTCGGCCATGTCCCAGAACATCCGCCCGAGCCAGTCATTGGCCATGGTGGCGATCAGGTCCGGCACGACGCCGAGCTTGGCACAGCAGAAGGCCGCGGTGACGGCGTTGCCGCCGAACGACACCGCGTAGGCGTCCGCGACGTGCTTCTCGTCGCCAACTGGCATGTGATCTGTGATGAAGGTGACGTCGATATAGGTCTGTCCGATGAAGAGAGCCTGCATTCGCTTTCCGTCGTGGCTTGGTGTGGTCCCGGCCGGCGCGGCAGAGTAGCACCGCTGGTCGGCCGAGTTCGCTGAAAATATTCGCAACTCTGCCTGGTTTGCGGCTAGAGATGATCGCGCCAGAGCGCCGGGCTTGGCATCGTCCCCTGGCATCCGGCATAACGGCTGCCCGCCGCCCGCGGTTCCGACTGCAACAGATGGAGAGCACAATGACGGCAGATTCGCGGAAGCGCCAGCCATGATCACCGGTCTCGATCACGTCGTCGTTCTGACCTCCGACATTGCCGCCGCCGGCGCCGCCTATGAGACGCTGTTTGCGCGCAGCCCCGCCTGGCGCAACAGCGGCGACGGCGCCGACCGGGTGCTGTTCACGCTCGACAACACCACGCTGGAGCTGATGGCGCCGCGCGGCGACGATGCGGCCGCGCGGCGGGTGCGTACCGCGCTGGCAACGCAGGGCGAGGGGCTGGCGAGCCTCTGCTTCCGTTGCAGCGATATTGCGAAAATGCATCGCCGCCTCGACCGGCTGGCGCTGAAGCCCGAGCCGGTCGCCGAGGTCGAGAGCCGCGACGAGGCGAGCGGCGCCGCGCTGTCGTGGAAGCGCACCCGCGCAGCGACCGATGCGACGCGGGGCATCCGCATGTTCTTCATGGAGCGCGACCAGGAGCGGCCGCTTTCGGTGCGCACCATGCCCGCCTCGATCACGGCAATGGATCACGTCGTGGTGTCGACCGTCGACCCCGAACGCACAGCAGCACTCTATGGGGCGCGGCTCGGCCTCGACATGGCGCTCGACCGTTCGCACCCCGAATGGGGGCGGCTGATGTTCTTCCGCTGCGGCGACCTCGTCGTCGAAGTCACGCACAAGCCGGGCAAAGCGGACGCCGACGCGCCGGATCGTCTCCGCGGCATCTGCTGGCGCGTCGCCGACATCGAGGCGACCCATGCGCGGCTGGCCGCGGCCGGCGTCGACGTCTCCGATATCAGAACCGGCCGCAAGCCCGGCACGCGGGTGATGACGGTGCGCAACGGAACGTGTGGGGTGCCGACGCTGCTGGTGCAGCCGTCGCCGGAGAAGGGCAAGTAGGCCCGTCCTCCAGAGACAATGGTGATCGAACCGAGAGGCCGCGGCTTACTGGGTCGCCCGGTCCATGTGCGCATTGCGCACAGGCCGGGCGATGACAGCGGTGGATGAGGACATACTTCCGTCGTTCCCGTGAAATGACGGAGATCGTCACCATCACAACATTCGTTCTCAAATCGCGCATGCCGTGCTACATTCGCCAATCCCGCATCACCGAGCGACCAGTTTGGCCAAGGCAAAGCGAATATTGAAATGGCAGCGCGATCCCGAGGGGATGCGGCTGCGCATTCTCGAGGCGGCCAAGCAGGAGTTTGCCGCCTACGGCCTTGCCGGCGCGCGCGTCGACCGCATCGCGGCCAATGCCGGCGCCAACAAGCGGATGCTGTACTACCACGTCGGCAACAAGGAGGATCTCTATCTCGAGGTGCTGGAAGGCGCCTATGAGAAGATCCGCGCCGAGGAGCGCACGCTCGATCTCGAACACCTCGATCCGCCCGAGGCGATCGGGCGCCTGATCGACTTCACCTGGAATTATTTTCTGCGCAATCCCGAGTTCCTGGCACTGCTCAACACGGAAAATCTCGTCAAGGCGAAGCATCTGAAGCGCTCGACCAAGGTCAAGTCGATGCACTCGCCCTTTGTCGAGATGATCCGCACCGTGGTGA from Bradyrhizobium genosp. L includes:
- a CDS encoding sugar kinase — encoded protein: MQALFIGQTYIDVTFITDHMPVGDEKHVADAYAVSFGGNAVTAAFCCAKLGVVPDLIATMANDWLGRMFWDMADRYSISMHPRKVNSSSLSFIMPKDGKRAIVRCRDDQHIHPFPLLNLQGCRALHIDGHQPDAAIHYAKLCREDGILTSLDGGGLRTNTHELLAYIDVAIVAERLCEQMDKTPEQMLDYLKERGCKVGGITMGERGLLWYDEAGAVRTLPAFPIPRERVIDTNGAGDVFHGAYIYSYLANPSKGWQEHFKFARAASTFKIQKLGNEAGLPTLADIAAVKQEFRADA
- a CDS encoding VOC family protein; its protein translation is MITGLDHVVVLTSDIAAAGAAYETLFARSPAWRNSGDGADRVLFTLDNTTLELMAPRGDDAAARRVRTALATQGEGLASLCFRCSDIAKMHRRLDRLALKPEPVAEVESRDEASGAALSWKRTRAATDATRGIRMFFMERDQERPLSVRTMPASITAMDHVVVSTVDPERTAALYGARLGLDMALDRSHPEWGRLMFFRCGDLVVEVTHKPGKADADAPDRLRGICWRVADIEATHARLAAAGVDVSDIRTGRKPGTRVMTVRNGTCGVPTLLVQPSPEKGK
- a CDS encoding TetR/AcrR family transcriptional regulator, with protein sequence MAKAKRILKWQRDPEGMRLRILEAAKQEFAAYGLAGARVDRIAANAGANKRMLYYHVGNKEDLYLEVLEGAYEKIRAEERTLDLEHLDPPEAIGRLIDFTWNYFLRNPEFLALLNTENLVKAKHLKRSTKVKSMHSPFVEMIRTVVTRGVESGDFRVAVDPVQLYISIAGLAFFYLSNSATLSVIFGRDLLKKDARDERLAHMTALVLAALTGNATAELGKLKIPALPRVEHRLA